The Providencia sp. PROV188 genome includes a region encoding these proteins:
- the holA gene encoding DNA polymerase III subunit delta: protein MIRIYPEQLASSLQESLRGRYLIWGSEPLLIQESQDAIRQVARQQGFEEHFTFALEQNTDWDEIFSLCQALSLFASRQMLTLFLPENGPNAAMADKLTQLAGLLHPDLLLVLRGHKLTKAQENSAWFKAISQDGIYVSCLTPEYQRLPQWVSKRASQMRLSLETEANQLLCYCYEGNLLGLAQALERLSLLYPDGKLTYPRVESAVNDSAHFTPYHWVDAILAGKPRRSWHILEQLKQEDVEPVILLRAIQRELMLLITLKRQSATTSLKTLFDQHKVWQNRRGLLGEALQRLSLHQLQSALMLLTQAEIHTKQDYSHSSWPDLQSLSMVLCGKTDAEHFILPR from the coding sequence ATGATACGCATTTATCCTGAACAGCTGGCCTCTTCGTTACAAGAGTCTCTAAGAGGCCGCTATCTCATTTGGGGCTCCGAGCCCCTTCTTATTCAAGAAAGCCAAGATGCTATTCGCCAAGTTGCACGTCAGCAAGGTTTTGAAGAGCATTTTACTTTCGCTTTAGAGCAAAATACGGATTGGGATGAAATTTTTAGTCTCTGCCAAGCGCTGAGTCTATTTGCCAGTCGCCAAATGCTCACCTTATTTTTGCCTGAAAATGGCCCTAATGCCGCGATGGCAGACAAGCTCACACAGCTCGCCGGTTTACTTCACCCCGACCTGCTATTAGTTCTACGCGGGCATAAACTCACTAAAGCGCAAGAAAACAGTGCTTGGTTCAAAGCCATCAGCCAAGATGGTATCTATGTCAGTTGCCTAACGCCTGAATATCAACGTTTGCCCCAGTGGGTCTCTAAGCGTGCTAGCCAAATGCGGCTTTCATTAGAAACTGAAGCAAACCAATTACTTTGCTATTGCTATGAAGGTAATTTATTGGGATTAGCGCAAGCGCTGGAAAGGCTTTCCTTGCTCTATCCGGATGGAAAGCTCACTTACCCTCGTGTCGAAAGTGCGGTGAATGATTCAGCCCATTTTACTCCCTACCATTGGGTTGATGCGATACTAGCGGGTAAGCCTCGCCGTTCATGGCATATCCTTGAGCAGCTCAAGCAAGAAGATGTTGAACCTGTGATTTTACTACGGGCTATCCAACGAGAATTAATGTTGCTGATCACGTTAAAGCGTCAATCTGCGACCACCTCATTAAAAACGCTATTTGACCAACATAAAGTTTGGCAAAACCGTCGAGGATTGCTAGGCGAGGCGCTACAACGTTTGAGCTTACATCAATTACAATCGGCGTTGATGCTACTCACCCAAGCTGAAATTCACACTAAGCAGGATTATTCCCACTCTTCATGGCCGGATTTGCAGTCTCTTTCCATGGTGT
- the lptE gene encoding LPS assembly lipoprotein LptE, protein MRYLITLFLSLSVLVTAGCGFRLQGTTQLPEELKTLQLSSGDPYSYQTRAVREQLRLNNVTLLDSGRADVPILKIVGSTESTDTVSIYQDGKAAEKQLTLVMKAQVLMPDGAIYPLETKVVRTFFDNPLEALAKDAENEIVKQEMQQQAARNIVRKLLLVHSAELEKAKAQAAEKPVAE, encoded by the coding sequence GTGCGCTATCTGATAACTCTATTTCTCAGCCTGTCGGTGCTCGTCACCGCAGGTTGCGGTTTTCGCCTTCAAGGAACCACGCAACTTCCTGAAGAATTGAAAACATTACAGTTAAGTTCTGGCGACCCGTACAGTTACCAAACTCGTGCGGTCAGGGAACAGCTGCGACTCAATAACGTGACTCTGCTAGATTCTGGTCGCGCTGATGTGCCTATTTTGAAAATTGTAGGTTCAACAGAAAGCACCGATACCGTTTCGATTTATCAAGATGGTAAAGCTGCAGAGAAACAACTGACACTGGTCATGAAGGCGCAAGTGTTAATGCCGGATGGCGCTATTTATCCGCTGGAAACAAAAGTTGTGCGGACTTTCTTTGATAACCCGTTAGAAGCGCTCGCAAAAGATGCTGAGAACGAGATTGTGAAGCAAGAGATGCAACAACAAGCGGCACGTAACATCGTGCGCAAACTGCTTCTGGTTCACAGTGCTGAGTTAGAAAAGGCGAAAGCTCAAGCGGCTGAGAAACCTGTTGCCGAATAA
- the leuS gene encoding leucine--tRNA ligase, whose product MQEQYRPEDIEPKVQRHWDEQQTFKVTEDNSKEKYYCLSMLPYPSGRLHMGHVRNYTIGDVISRYQRMLGKNVLQPIGWDAFGLPAEGAAVKNNTAPAPWTYANIDYMKGQLKMLGFGYDWNREVTTCTPEYYRWEQWFFTKLYEKGLVYKKTSAVNWCPHDLTVLANEQVIDGCCWRCDSQVERKEIPQWFIKITDYAEELLNDLDKLEDWPEQVKTMQRNWIGRSEGVEITFDVADRADKLTVYTTRPDTFMGATYVAVAAGHPLAQEAAKANSELADFIDECRNTKTAEADMATMEKKGLATGLYVVHPLTQEKLPIWVANFVLMEYGTGAVMAVPAHDQRDWEFAHKYNLPIKAVIADAEGNTPDLSQEAMTEKNTLINSGEFTGLSNEAGFNAIADKLVSLGAGQRKVNYRLRDWGVSRQRYWGAPIPMATLEDGTVVPVPEDQLPVILPEDVTMNGITSPIKADPEWAKTTINGQPALRETDTFDTFMESSWYYARYTCPQYDDGMLNPEAANYWLPVDQYIGGIEHAIMHLMYFRFFHKLMRDAGLVNSDEPAKRLLCQGMVLADAFYYTGSDGQRVWVSPADAIVERDDKNRITKAVDSEGHELVYTGMSKMSKSKNNGIDPQLMVEKYGADTVRLFMMFAAPPELTLEWQESSVEGANRFVRRVWRLVHEHAQKGATQPLDISALTAEQKDLRRDLHKTIAKVTDDVGRRYAFNTAIAAVMEFMNKLVRAPQETEQDRALVQESLDAITLMLSPIIPHACFEMWKALGHNDDIDFASWPVADEQAMIDDTKLVVVQVNGKVRGRITVPADANQEFVLEMASQEGSVAKYLEGVSIRKVIYVPGKLLNLVVG is encoded by the coding sequence ATGCAAGAACAATATCGTCCAGAAGATATAGAGCCTAAAGTACAGCGTCACTGGGATGAACAACAAACGTTCAAAGTGACAGAAGACAACAGCAAAGAGAAATACTACTGCCTGTCCATGCTACCTTACCCTTCTGGTCGACTACACATGGGCCACGTTCGTAACTACACCATTGGTGACGTGATCTCCCGCTACCAGCGTATGCTGGGCAAAAACGTTCTGCAACCAATTGGTTGGGATGCGTTTGGTCTGCCAGCTGAAGGTGCCGCGGTTAAAAATAACACTGCGCCTGCACCATGGACTTACGCCAATATTGATTACATGAAAGGTCAGCTGAAAATGCTGGGCTTCGGTTACGATTGGAACCGCGAAGTGACCACCTGTACGCCAGAATATTACCGTTGGGAACAGTGGTTCTTCACTAAACTGTATGAAAAAGGCTTAGTCTACAAAAAAACCTCCGCCGTTAACTGGTGTCCACACGACTTAACCGTTCTAGCAAACGAACAAGTCATCGACGGCTGCTGCTGGCGCTGCGATAGCCAAGTTGAGCGTAAAGAGATCCCTCAGTGGTTTATCAAAATTACCGACTACGCTGAAGAGCTGCTCAATGACTTGGACAAACTGGAAGATTGGCCAGAACAAGTTAAAACCATGCAGCGCAACTGGATTGGTCGCTCTGAAGGTGTGGAAATCACTTTTGATGTTGCTGATCGCGCAGACAAATTAACTGTCTACACCACCCGCCCAGATACCTTTATGGGTGCGACATATGTGGCGGTTGCTGCAGGTCACCCATTAGCGCAAGAAGCTGCCAAAGCGAATAGCGAATTAGCCGACTTTATCGATGAGTGCCGTAATACCAAAACTGCGGAAGCGGATATGGCAACCATGGAGAAAAAAGGTCTGGCAACAGGTCTGTATGTCGTTCATCCATTAACCCAAGAAAAATTACCAATTTGGGTCGCGAACTTTGTTCTGATGGAATACGGTACAGGTGCAGTGATGGCAGTTCCAGCTCACGACCAACGTGACTGGGAATTTGCTCATAAATACAATCTGCCAATCAAAGCGGTGATTGCAGATGCTGAAGGCAACACGCCTGACTTATCTCAAGAAGCGATGACTGAGAAAAACACCCTGATCAACTCAGGTGAATTTACTGGTTTAAGCAACGAGGCTGGCTTCAACGCTATCGCTGACAAACTGGTTTCCCTTGGTGCAGGTCAACGCAAAGTCAATTATCGCTTACGTGACTGGGGTGTTTCCCGTCAACGTTACTGGGGTGCGCCAATTCCAATGGCAACCTTAGAAGATGGCACCGTGGTTCCTGTTCCTGAAGACCAGTTACCGGTTATTTTACCGGAAGATGTCACCATGAATGGCATCACAAGCCCAATTAAAGCGGATCCTGAGTGGGCAAAAACCACCATTAATGGTCAACCAGCGCTGCGTGAAACCGATACCTTCGATACCTTTATGGAATCATCTTGGTACTACGCTCGTTACACTTGCCCACAATACGACGATGGCATGTTGAACCCTGAAGCAGCAAACTACTGGCTGCCAGTGGATCAATACATCGGTGGTATTGAGCACGCCATCATGCATTTAATGTATTTCCGTTTCTTCCACAAATTAATGCGTGATGCCGGTCTGGTGAACTCTGATGAGCCAGCAAAACGTTTACTGTGCCAAGGTATGGTTCTGGCTGATGCCTTCTACTACACCGGTAGCGATGGTCAGCGTGTATGGGTTTCTCCTGCGGATGCAATTGTTGAACGTGATGACAAAAACCGTATTACTAAAGCGGTAGACAGCGAAGGTCATGAACTGGTTTATACTGGTATGAGCAAGATGTCTAAATCTAAGAACAACGGTATTGACCCACAATTAATGGTCGAAAAATACGGTGCTGATACCGTCCGTCTGTTCATGATGTTCGCTGCGCCACCAGAATTAACTCTGGAGTGGCAAGAGTCTAGCGTTGAAGGGGCTAACCGTTTCGTTCGTCGTGTATGGCGTTTAGTTCACGAACACGCACAAAAAGGCGCAACTCAGCCATTAGATATCAGCGCATTAACCGCAGAACAAAAAGATTTACGTCGCGACTTACATAAAACCATCGCGAAAGTGACTGACGATGTGGGTCGTCGTTACGCATTCAACACCGCTATCGCAGCGGTCATGGAATTTATGAACAAGTTAGTTCGCGCTCCGCAAGAAACTGAGCAAGACCGCGCTTTAGTTCAAGAATCTTTAGATGCTATCACGCTGATGTTATCACCAATCATTCCACACGCTTGTTTCGAAATGTGGAAAGCATTAGGTCACAATGACGATATCGATTTTGCAAGCTGGCCGGTGGCTGATGAACAAGCCATGATCGATGATACTAAATTGGTTGTTGTTCAAGTTAACGGTAAAGTCCGCGGTCGTATTACGGTCCCTGCTGATGCTAACCAAGAATTCGTTCTGGAAATGGCATCACAAGAAGGCAGCGTCGCGAAATACCTCGAAGGCGTTAGCATCCGTAAAGTCATTTACGTACCAGGTAAATTACTGAACTTAGTTGTTGGCTGA
- a CDS encoding amino acid ABC transporter ATP-binding protein, which yields MITLKNVSKWYGQFQVLTDCTTEVKKGEVVVVCGPSGSGKSTLIKTVNGLEPIQQGEIFVNDIQVNSKKTDLAKLRSKVGMVFQHFELFPHLSIIENLTLAQVKVLNRDKKAAEAKGLKLLERVGLASHANKFPAQLSGGQQQRVAIARALCMDPIAMLFDEPTSALDPEMINEVLDVMVELANEGMTMMVVTHEMGFAKKVANRVIFMDEGKIIEDSKKEDFFANPKSDRAKDFLAKILH from the coding sequence ATGATTACCCTGAAAAATGTATCGAAATGGTATGGCCAATTTCAGGTGCTCACAGATTGCACAACTGAAGTCAAAAAAGGCGAAGTTGTGGTTGTATGCGGGCCATCTGGTTCTGGTAAATCCACATTAATAAAAACAGTAAATGGGTTGGAGCCAATTCAACAGGGTGAAATTTTCGTTAACGATATCCAAGTTAATAGCAAAAAAACTGACCTTGCGAAGCTGCGCTCAAAAGTCGGTATGGTGTTCCAACACTTTGAACTGTTCCCTCACCTTTCCATTATTGAGAACCTAACATTAGCGCAAGTTAAAGTCTTAAACCGTGACAAGAAAGCCGCTGAAGCTAAAGGTTTAAAATTACTGGAGCGTGTGGGATTGGCGAGCCATGCTAATAAATTCCCTGCGCAGCTCTCTGGTGGTCAACAGCAACGTGTCGCCATCGCCCGCGCGCTATGTATGGACCCGATTGCCATGTTGTTTGATGAGCCAACTTCCGCCCTAGACCCAGAAATGATCAACGAAGTGCTGGATGTTATGGTGGAGTTAGCGAATGAAGGAATGACCATGATGGTGGTAACGCACGAAATGGGCTTTGCGAAAAAAGTGGCTAACCGCGTGATTTTCATGGATGAAGGTAAAATTATCGAAGACAGTAAAAAAGAGGATTTCTTCGCTAATCCGAAGTCAGACCGCGCGAAAGATTTTCTGGCAAAAATCTTACATTAA
- the gltK gene encoding glutamate/aspartate ABC transporter permease GltK yields MAYQFDWSSIEPSIPFLVDGFIITAKITAAAIVVGILWGTVLAVMRLSSIKPLRWLAAFYVNTFRSVPLVMVLFWFYLVVPNILQNVLGLSPKNDIRLISAVVAFCLFEAAYYSEIIRAGIQSISKGQASASLALGMTQMQTMRLVVLPQAFRAMVPLLLTQGIVLFQDTSLVYVLGLTDFFRTATNIGERDGTQVEMILFAGLIYFIFSFGASMLVNYLKKRTVS; encoded by the coding sequence ATGGCTTATCAATTTGATTGGAGCTCCATTGAGCCAAGCATCCCATTCTTAGTGGATGGTTTTATTATCACCGCCAAAATTACAGCAGCAGCCATTGTGGTTGGGATTTTATGGGGAACCGTACTCGCCGTTATGCGTTTATCCAGCATTAAGCCACTGCGCTGGCTGGCGGCCTTTTACGTCAACACCTTCCGCTCAGTTCCGCTAGTTATGGTACTGTTTTGGTTCTATTTAGTTGTGCCTAACATATTACAAAATGTTCTAGGCTTATCACCAAAAAATGATATTCGTTTAATATCCGCAGTGGTAGCCTTCTGTCTTTTTGAAGCGGCTTACTACTCTGAAATTATCCGTGCAGGTATTCAAAGCATCTCGAAAGGTCAGGCAAGCGCCTCCCTCGCTTTAGGTATGACCCAAATGCAAACCATGCGTTTAGTCGTATTACCGCAAGCGTTTAGAGCGATGGTGCCATTATTACTGACCCAAGGTATTGTATTATTCCAAGATACTTCATTAGTGTATGTTCTTGGGTTAACCGACTTCTTCAGAACCGCCACCAATATTGGTGAGCGTGACGGTACGCAAGTCGAAATGATACTCTTTGCGGGACTCATCTACTTTATTTTCAGTTTCGGCGCTTCAATGCTGGTGAATTATCTTAAGAAAAGGACTGTTTCATGA
- a CDS encoding amino acid ABC transporter permease, with protein MSINWNWGIFLENAPFGNTTYLGWLISGLEVTVTLSICAWIIAFLVGSFFGILRTVPNRFLAFLGTAYVELFRNVPLIVQFFTWYLVIPELLPQSIGDWFKMELDPNYQFFLSSMLCLGLFTAARMTEQVRAAIQSLPRGQRNAALAMGLTLPQTYRYVLLPNAYRVILPPMTSEMLNLVKNSAIASTIGLVDMAAQAGKLLDYSAHAWESFTAITLAYVGINLIIMLLMSLLERKVRLPGTLGGR; from the coding sequence ATGTCAATTAATTGGAACTGGGGGATATTCCTTGAGAATGCCCCATTTGGGAATACCACCTATTTAGGGTGGTTAATATCTGGCTTAGAAGTCACTGTCACGCTATCCATCTGCGCTTGGATCATCGCTTTTCTGGTTGGCTCATTTTTCGGTATTTTACGCACAGTACCTAACCGCTTTTTAGCCTTTTTAGGGACTGCTTACGTTGAATTATTCCGTAACGTTCCGCTGATTGTTCAGTTCTTCACTTGGTATCTAGTGATCCCTGAACTGCTGCCACAATCTATCGGCGACTGGTTTAAAATGGAGTTAGATCCTAACTACCAGTTTTTCCTCTCTTCCATGTTATGCCTTGGCTTGTTCACTGCTGCGCGAATGACTGAGCAAGTTCGTGCTGCTATTCAATCCCTGCCTAGAGGGCAACGTAATGCAGCGCTCGCGATGGGGCTAACACTGCCACAAACCTATCGCTATGTACTGCTACCGAATGCTTATCGCGTCATTTTACCGCCAATGACCTCGGAAATGCTGAACTTAGTGAAAAACTCCGCTATCGCATCCACTATCGGGTTAGTGGATATGGCGGCACAAGCAGGAAAATTACTCGATTACTCCGCCCATGCTTGGGAATCTTTCACAGCAATCACACTGGCATATGTCGGTATCAACTTGATTATTATGCTACTAATGAGCTTGCTTGAGCGCAAAGTGCGCTTACCCGGCACACTAGGAGGACGCTAA
- a CDS encoding amino acid ABC transporter substrate-binding protein: MRISKLVLTMMLLGATCAVQAEELNGTLKKIKDNGVIVVGHRESSVPFSYYDNNQKVVGYSQDYSNLIVDAVKKKLNMPDLQVKLIPITSQNRIPLLQNGTFDFECGSTTNNLERQKQAAFSNTIFVVGTRLLAKKDAGIKDFADLAGKNVVVTSGTTSEVILNKLNDEKNMKMRIISAKDHGDSFRTLESGRAVAFMMDDALLAGERAKAKQPDIWEIVAKPQTEEAYGCMLRKDDPQFKALVDETISTAQKSGAAEKSFDRWFNQPIPPKNLNLKFTLSDEMKALFKSPNDKALN, from the coding sequence ATGCGTATTAGCAAGCTTGTTTTAACAATGATGCTTTTGGGTGCAACCTGCGCAGTTCAAGCAGAAGAATTAAACGGTACTCTGAAAAAAATCAAAGATAATGGAGTGATAGTCGTGGGTCACCGCGAATCATCAGTGCCATTCTCTTACTATGATAATAATCAGAAAGTTGTTGGCTACTCACAAGACTACTCCAACCTCATTGTTGATGCAGTGAAAAAGAAACTCAATATGCCTGATTTACAGGTGAAATTGATCCCTATCACCTCGCAAAACCGTATTCCATTACTGCAAAACGGCACATTTGATTTCGAATGTGGCTCCACAACGAATAACCTAGAGAGACAAAAACAAGCAGCCTTCTCTAATACCATTTTCGTGGTTGGTACTCGACTGCTGGCGAAAAAAGACGCCGGTATCAAAGACTTTGCTGATTTAGCTGGCAAAAATGTGGTTGTCACTTCAGGGACAACGTCAGAAGTGATCCTGAATAAGTTAAATGATGAGAAAAACATGAAGATGCGCATTATCAGTGCTAAAGACCACGGGGACTCATTCCGTACTTTAGAATCTGGTCGTGCTGTTGCCTTTATGATGGACGATGCCCTATTAGCTGGTGAGCGCGCAAAAGCGAAACAACCGGATATCTGGGAAATCGTAGCAAAACCACAAACTGAAGAAGCTTACGGCTGTATGCTGCGTAAAGATGATCCACAATTCAAAGCACTGGTCGATGAAACTATCTCAACTGCACAAAAATCTGGCGCAGCGGAAAAATCATTCGACCGCTGGTTTAATCAACCTATCCCACCGAAAAACCTGAATCTGAAGTTTACGTTATCTGATGAAATGAAGGCGCTGTTCAAATCACCAAACGATAAAGCATTAAACTAA
- a CDS encoding metal resistance protein, with translation MTRSIKLGKGLVLFACLMVLICMNQRAVGERLFASMFTSASLQTSAVANQIQLSSEHYLSDINEQNSKPVKLSTCELSSKSLLTLVPAVIEPLFFIFLSLAAFAIFCTRLFIYRANREESHSPPGVRRHLQFCNLRD, from the coding sequence ATGACGAGGTCGATAAAGTTAGGTAAAGGATTAGTGCTGTTTGCCTGTCTGATGGTGTTGATTTGTATGAATCAAAGAGCCGTCGGGGAGCGTCTATTCGCCTCAATGTTTACATCAGCTTCACTACAGACTTCTGCGGTAGCGAATCAAATCCAGCTTTCTTCAGAGCATTATCTTTCTGATATAAATGAACAAAATAGCAAGCCCGTGAAGCTTTCAACGTGTGAATTAAGTTCCAAATCACTCCTTACTCTTGTTCCTGCTGTGATAGAACCTCTCTTTTTTATATTTCTTTCTTTAGCGGCATTCGCTATCTTTTGCACTAGGCTATTTATATATAGAGCAAACCGTGAAGAGAGCCATTCCCCACCTGGCGTTCGGCGTCATCTACAATTCTGTAATCTTCGGGATTAG
- a CDS encoding protein-disulfide reductase DsbD family protein: protein MRFFINALIVLFTVFSSSLQAADTGWLQPANTGFMTANTPSHVQVRLLSSAQKEGKVDILLDVKLDDGWKTYWRSPGEGGVAPEISWSSPVKTVEWLWPTPGRFDVAGVSTQGYMGDVVFPITVTSSEHLDKLSGTLTLSTCSNVCILTDYPFELDLTEPAPADFSWAFNQAKGSVPAASGLVEQAQFGFAGNKLTVELQKAADNTWIDPHLFTDVVDGASLGVPSLKYSGNKLTATIDVSDDWGGEAPNLVGKTVSFVVADGELSQQIHGNVVPYTGSVSGDDSGHALGLWQIVLFALLGGLILNLMPCVLPVLAMKLGSVLLVPQGEQNTIRRQFLLSSSGILVSFWLLALLMTFLRWGQEVVGWGIQFQSPWFIGFMVLITALFTANLFGLFEINLGSKANTRLATAGGQGNSGHFWQGVFATLLATPCSAPFLGTAVAFALAAPMSQLWLIFTALGIGMSLPWLLIAAFPVIAKALPKPGTWMLKLRAVLGLMMLVSCLWLISLLIPHFGAMTATVIAVLFLLILVLFILKNRGVRAAIFPFLLFSALGAGFAWMAIDQQQGHQTLASDKVQWQTLSEDAITRALADNKRVFIDVTADWCVTCKANKYNVLLNDEIQHLLSEPDVVALRGDWTKPSPEISAFLQRRGQVAVPFNQIYGPNLTEGKILSTILDRESVLSIMTEAKGAEK, encoded by the coding sequence ATGCGTTTTTTTATTAATGCGTTAATTGTTTTATTTACTGTATTTTCTAGCAGCTTACAGGCTGCGGATACAGGCTGGTTACAACCTGCAAACACGGGTTTTATGACCGCAAACACACCGAGCCATGTACAGGTTCGCTTGCTGAGCTCTGCACAAAAAGAGGGCAAGGTCGATATTTTACTGGATGTAAAACTCGATGATGGTTGGAAGACCTATTGGCGCTCACCGGGAGAAGGGGGCGTTGCACCGGAAATAAGTTGGTCTTCACCCGTCAAAACGGTGGAGTGGCTATGGCCAACGCCGGGGCGCTTTGATGTCGCTGGCGTGTCGACACAAGGTTATATGGGAGACGTGGTTTTCCCTATTACAGTCACTAGTAGTGAGCATCTCGATAAATTGTCAGGCACACTGACATTATCAACGTGCAGTAATGTTTGTATTTTAACTGACTACCCTTTTGAATTGGATCTCACTGAACCGGCTCCTGCGGATTTTAGCTGGGCATTTAATCAAGCAAAAGGCAGTGTGCCTGCGGCTAGTGGGCTTGTTGAACAGGCGCAATTTGGCTTTGCTGGCAATAAATTGACGGTAGAGTTACAAAAAGCCGCCGATAATACCTGGATTGACCCGCATCTGTTTACTGATGTTGTAGATGGCGCGAGCCTTGGTGTTCCATCCCTAAAATATTCTGGCAATAAGTTAACCGCTACCATTGATGTTAGCGATGACTGGGGCGGTGAAGCGCCTAATCTTGTGGGTAAAACAGTTTCATTTGTTGTGGCGGACGGTGAGTTATCTCAACAAATACATGGCAATGTCGTGCCTTATACTGGTTCCGTATCTGGGGATGACAGTGGACACGCGCTGGGTTTATGGCAGATAGTTCTATTTGCGCTACTTGGCGGTCTGATCCTGAACTTAATGCCGTGTGTTTTGCCTGTACTGGCAATGAAACTCGGCTCTGTCTTATTGGTTCCTCAAGGTGAACAAAATACCATTCGTCGGCAATTCTTGCTCTCTTCATCGGGGATTCTGGTCTCATTCTGGTTATTAGCCTTATTGATGACATTCTTGCGATGGGGACAGGAAGTTGTTGGTTGGGGTATTCAGTTCCAAAGCCCGTGGTTTATCGGCTTTATGGTGCTGATTACGGCGCTGTTTACTGCGAATTTATTTGGGTTGTTTGAAATTAACCTAGGCAGTAAAGCAAATACGCGTTTAGCCACCGCAGGTGGGCAGGGTAATAGCGGGCATTTCTGGCAAGGGGTTTTCGCGACACTCTTAGCGACACCTTGTTCTGCACCCTTTTTGGGCACGGCGGTCGCTTTCGCATTAGCGGCACCGATGTCGCAACTGTGGCTGATTTTCACTGCACTAGGTATCGGGATGAGCCTTCCGTGGTTATTGATTGCGGCATTCCCTGTGATTGCGAAAGCGTTACCAAAGCCAGGAACATGGATGCTGAAATTGCGCGCAGTACTGGGCTTAATGATGTTGGTTTCCTGCTTATGGTTAATCAGCTTATTAATTCCCCATTTTGGTGCAATGACCGCTACCGTTATCGCCGTACTATTTTTATTAATCTTAGTGTTATTTATTCTTAAGAACCGAGGAGTTCGTGCGGCAATTTTCCCATTCCTATTATTCTCGGCACTGGGTGCTGGGTTTGCTTGGATGGCGATAGACCAACAACAAGGCCACCAAACGCTAGCTTCCGATAAGGTTCAATGGCAAACACTGTCTGAAGACGCAATCACGCGAGCGCTGGCAGATAATAAACGTGTGTTTATTGATGTGACTGCAGACTGGTGTGTGACGTGTAAGGCGAATAAATATAACGTCCTACTTAATGACGAAATTCAGCACTTACTGAGTGAACCGGATGTCGTCGCGCTACGGGGTGATTGGACAAAACCTTCACCTGAAATCTCGGCGTTTTTGCAACGTCGAGGGCAAGTGGCTGTGCCGTTTAACCAGATTTATGGCCCTAATCTGACAGAGGGGAAAATACTGTCAACAATACTTGATCGTGAATCTGTATTATCAATTATGACTGAGGCCAAAGGAGCCGAAAAATGA
- a CDS encoding DsbA family protein yields the protein MKKTILAVLFSSLVLGATAHAAPLTADQEAQVRKLVRDTLVENPEILEEAIVALQAKQGEKQQAQMKQVLKDQHDALFNDPTSPRIGSKDAKLVLVNFTDFNCPYCKRFDPLLEDIVKKNPDVAVVIKYLPFKGETSLESSQLAMTLWQENPKAFLALHQKLMAKQGMLSDSNIKEALQATGNDKLKANDKSRAAIRKNLELANMLGVNGTPATLVGDEMIPGAVDAQEFERIVKEQLSKAK from the coding sequence ATGAAAAAGACGATATTAGCTGTTTTATTTTCCTCACTAGTATTAGGGGCCACAGCACATGCAGCGCCACTGACTGCCGACCAAGAAGCACAAGTTCGTAAGCTGGTACGCGATACATTAGTTGAGAATCCAGAGATCCTTGAAGAAGCGATTGTGGCTTTACAAGCGAAACAAGGTGAAAAACAACAAGCGCAAATGAAACAGGTATTAAAAGATCAGCATGATGCCCTGTTTAATGACCCGACTAGCCCACGTATTGGCTCGAAAGACGCGAAATTAGTCTTGGTGAACTTTACTGACTTTAACTGCCCATACTGCAAACGCTTTGACCCACTGTTAGAAGATATTGTGAAGAAAAACCCAGATGTTGCAGTTGTTATCAAGTACCTGCCATTTAAAGGGGAAACCTCGCTGGAGTCTTCGCAATTAGCGATGACTTTATGGCAAGAAAATCCAAAAGCGTTCTTAGCTCTGCACCAAAAACTGATGGCGAAACAGGGGATGTTATCTGATTCAAACATCAAAGAAGCGCTGCAAGCAACCGGCAATGATAAGTTAAAAGCGAATGATAAGAGCCGTGCAGCTATTCGTAAAAACCTTGAGTTGGCTAATATGCTGGGCGTGAATGGTACGCCTGCAACGCTAGTGGGTGATGAAATGATCCCAGGCGCTGTTGATGCACAAGAATTTGAACGCATCGTGAAAGAACAGCTCAGCAAAGCGAAATAA